In Eucalyptus grandis isolate ANBG69807.140 chromosome 4, ASM1654582v1, whole genome shotgun sequence, the following proteins share a genomic window:
- the LOC120292426 gene encoding putative disease resistance protein RGA4, translating into MLPGRPNPVWLDNMKGALYDAQDVLEEFNIEAMQRELGDHSEVIKEVRTFFSSSNQLAFNLKMSSKVRAVRKKIEDINNRRRFHLDERLVDSGVERKQKKTEENHSFIPKGVIIGRDNDKNTVMEFLLDPNVTEDVSILTIVGIGGLGKTALAQLVYNDETASKHFPLKMWVCVSNDFDMKKIVTKILACIKQRGPEVEMEQLQHDLRTEIGGKKYLLVLDDLWNDKREEWLSLKNLLVEGARGSKILITTRLPLVADITGTALSYHLEGLSESASLDLLMQMACPKEEEIQDLDKLAIGKEIVKECYGVPLVVRTVGSLLYSKKTISEWLNFRDYELPEVSQREDRIISILRLSYDHLPSHLKQCFAFCSLFPKDYEIEKQTLVNLWMAEGFIRPSNRGQHLEDIAHGYFMNLLWRNFFQEFQEDVETCKMHDLMHDLACLVAGTECWVAWDDIKSIDENTRHMSHYFSFDLMGRLPISCLKASALRTILSLTRYQGMEPTSEVDIRQLIQSFKRLRILDLHNTNIKKVPGSIYKLKHLTYLDLSHNRALKRLPNSITRLYNLQTLKLHNCRSLEELPRDIGKLVSLRNLDMSFCYSLSYMPCGLGQLSSLHRLSDFILPKDKALVKKYCGLGELNRLNNIRGSLSIENLGSETDAGKESQAANLIEKDFLEILYLSWGNFDITDEAIIKKRDEALLDGLRPPKSLQELSVSGFKGERFPGWLTDLPNLVALRLWSCTRCRHFPQVGLNKLKRLHMEDMRSLEYIPEECLKSLTSLESLYFNYLPRLTSLLPGLRHLSKLVNLNIFDCKELDLSKDERGNIILDFHGLQSLRSLWIGCLPKLESLPQWILQLRSLEHLEIYGCYKLKALSEQIEALQSLQWLQIQCCRSLTSLPEGMRRLTSLTLLIIYECPELKERCKRDAGEDWYKIAHIRHLDIIC; encoded by the coding sequence ATGCTACCAGGACGACCAAATCCAGTTTGGCTCGACAACATGAAAGGCGCTTTATATGACGCACAGGACGTGCTTGAAGAATTCAATATAGAAGCTATGCAACGAGAGCTAGGGGACCACAGTGAAGTGATAAAAGAGGTAAGGACATTTTTCTCAAGTTCAAACCAGCTTgcttttaatttgaagatgagttCCAAAGTAAGAGCagtgaggaaaaaaatagaagacaTCAACAATCGTAGGAGATTCCACTTGGACGAGCGCCTTGTGGATTCAGGAGTAGAGAGAAAGCAGAAGAAGACAGAAGAGAATCATTCGTTTATACCAAAGGGAGTTATTATAGGGAGAGATAATGATAAGAACACGGTCATGGAATTTTTGCTAGACCCAAACGTGACAGAGGACGTTTCTATCCTTACAATAGTTGGTATTGGTGGTCTTGGGAAAACGGCTCTTGCTCAACTTGTATATAATGATGAGACGGCAAGTAAACACTTTCCCTTGAAAATGTGGGTCTGTGTCTCAAATGACtttgacatgaaaaaaatagtaacaaaGATCCTAGCTTGTATAAAGCAAAGAGGACCTGAGGTTGAAATGGAACAGTTGCAACATGACCTAAGGACAGaaattggtggaaagaaatatctCTTAGTTTTAGATGACTTGTGGAATGATAAACGAGAAGAATGGCTAAGCTTGAAAAATTTGTTGGTGGAAGGTGCTAGGGGAAGCAAGATCCTTATAACCACACGCCTTCCTTTGGTTGCAGATATTACTGGCACTGCTTTGTCCTATCATCTCGAGGGCTTATCTGAAAGTGCATCTCTTGATTTACTAATGCAAATGGCTtgtccaaaagaagaagagatacaAGATCTGGACAAGCTAGCAATTGGCAAAGAGATAGTTAAAGAGTGCTATGGGGTTCCCTTGGTTGTTCGAACTGTTGGGAGTTTACTATACTCCAAGAAAACTATATCTGAATGGTTAAATTTCAGAGATTATGAGCTCCCAGAAGTTTCTCAAAGGGAAGACCGCATAATATCTATTCTTAGGCTAAGTTATGACCATCTTCCTTCCCATTTGAAACAGTGTTTTGCATTTTGTTCATTGTTTCCCAAAGATTATGAGATAGAGAAGCAGACTCTGGTCAATCTTTGGATGGCAGAAGGCTTTATACGGCCATCAAATAGAGGTCAACATTTAGAAGACATTGCTCATGGATATTTCATGAATCTACTTTGGAGGAACTTCTTCCAAGAATTTCAAGAGGATGTGGAGACTTGCAAGATGCATGATCTAATGCATGATCTAGCTTGCTTAGTTGCAGGGACCGAGTGTTGGGTGGCATGGGATGACATAAAATCCATAGATGAAAACACTCGTCATATGTCTCATTATTTCTCTTTCGATTTGATGGGTAGACTTCCAATTTCATGCTTGAAAGCAAGTGCATTGAGAACAATTTTGTCCCTTACCAGATATCAGGGAATGGAGCCAACAAGTGAAGTAGATATACGCCAACTCATTCAAAGTTTCAAAAGATTGCGCATCTTGGATTTGCATAACACAAATATCAAGAAGGTGCCAGGGTCCATTTATAAGTTGAAGCATCTTACATATCTCGATCTCTCTCATAATCGTGCACTCAAAAGGCTTCCTAACTCCATCACGAGATTGTATAATTTGCAAACACTTAAACTCCACAATTGTAGATCCCTTGAAGAATTGCCAAGGGATATAGGGAAGTTAGTTAGCCTTCGAAATCTAGACATGAGTTTTTGTTATAGTCTTAGTTATATGCCATGTGGCCTAGGGCAATTGAGTTCATTGCATAGGTTAAGTGATTTTATATTGCCCAAAGATAAAGCTCTGGTTAAGAAATATTGTGGACTTGGGGAGCTAAATAGGCTTAATAACATCCGGGGAAGCCTttccattgaaaatttgggaagtGAGACAGATGCAGGAAAAGAATCCCAAGCCGCGAACTTGATAGAGAaggattttctggaaattttgtATCTTTCATGGGGCAATTTCGATATTACTGACGAAGCAATAATTAAGAAAAGAGATGAAGCACTACTGGATGGATTGAGGCCGCCGAAAAGTCTACAGGAGTTGAGTGTCTCTGGATTTAAAGGCGAGAGATTTCCGGGGTGGCTGACTGATTTGCCCAATTTAGTTGCGTTAAGATTGTGGTCTTGCACAAGATGTAGACATTTCCCCCAAGTTGGCCTTAATAAGTTGAAGAGACTCCACATGGAGGACATGAGGAGCCTAGAATATATTCCTGAGGAGTGTTTGAAAAGTCTTACCTCGCTTGAATCTCTTTATTTCAACTATCTTCCTCGGTTAACTTCCCTCCTGCCTGGTTTGCGGCATCTATCGAAGCTCGTGAATCTCAATATTTTCGATTGCAAGGAGCTCGATTTATCCAAAGATGAAAGGGGCAACATCATCTTGGATTTCCATGGACTTCAGAGTCTCCGGTCTCTATGGATCGGTTGTCTTCCCAAATTAGAATCTCTCCCACAGTGGATTCTACAGCTCCGCAGTCTCGAGCATCTCGAAATTTATGGCTGCTACAAGTTGAAGGCATTATCAGAGCAGATCGAGGCCCTTCAATCACTTCAATGGCTCCAAATCCAATGTTGCCGCTCGTTGACATCGTTACCTGAAGGAATGCGAAGGCTCACATCCCTTACTCTCCTAATAATCTACGAGTGCCCAGAATTGAAGGAGAGGTGCAAAAGAGATGCAGGCGAGGACTGGTACAAGATCGCTCATATCCGCCACTTAGATATCATATGCTAA